Proteins co-encoded in one Marinobacter gudaonensis genomic window:
- a CDS encoding class GN sortase: MSRLLLLLFTSSATLLVFGLWIPLKAVVAQELLELAWAESQARQSQTRPWPWADTWPVARLAMPALDESVIVLADTSGESLAFGPGLLAGKGDRGPVVIAGHRDTHFRGLANLEPGQELRLQGEQGRWRRYRVDGSRVVDSRSTLIDTEQLPEGALLLITCYPFDGIDAGGPLRYVVRASALDHTREQIETVAGI, translated from the coding sequence ATGAGTCGCCTGTTGCTTCTGCTGTTCACCAGCTCTGCTACGCTGTTGGTATTCGGGCTCTGGATTCCCCTGAAAGCGGTAGTGGCGCAGGAGCTGCTGGAGCTGGCCTGGGCCGAGAGCCAGGCGCGCCAGTCGCAGACCCGACCCTGGCCGTGGGCAGATACCTGGCCGGTGGCGAGGCTGGCCATGCCGGCGCTTGATGAGTCGGTCATTGTGCTCGCAGACACCAGCGGTGAAAGCCTGGCGTTTGGTCCGGGACTGCTTGCCGGCAAGGGTGATCGGGGGCCGGTGGTTATCGCTGGTCACCGCGATACGCATTTCCGCGGGCTGGCGAACCTCGAGCCGGGCCAGGAACTGAGGCTCCAGGGTGAGCAGGGCCGCTGGCGTCGCTATCGGGTGGACGGATCCCGGGTGGTGGACAGCCGCTCGACGCTGATTGACACCGAGCAGTTGCCGGAGGGAGCGTTGCTGCTGATTACCTGCTACCCCTTCGATGGCATCGACGCAGGCGGCCCCTTGCGATACGTGGTCCGGGCCTCGGCGCTCGACCACACGCGCGAACAAATTGAAACTGTTGCTGGTATCTAG
- a CDS encoding OmpA family protein, translated as MTVLVLDNPELIAKAAMASGFLHAAFESGSARPHRMRFHYGFNRHALEGKDLEIIKQHAAYLVHNPTTMVRIHGHSDNFGGEDYNRFLSRLRANAVARVLMQEGVPESRIIMSHWGSSRPLATPEDRAANRRVELEYLTVDVAQAL; from the coding sequence ATGACCGTACTCGTATTGGACAACCCTGAACTGATCGCCAAGGCCGCGATGGCATCCGGCTTCCTACATGCGGCTTTCGAGTCCGGCAGTGCGCGGCCTCACCGCATGAGGTTCCACTACGGCTTCAACCGCCACGCCCTGGAAGGCAAAGACCTCGAGATTATCAAGCAACACGCGGCGTACCTTGTGCACAACCCCACCACCATGGTGCGCATCCACGGCCACTCTGACAATTTTGGTGGCGAGGACTACAACCGGTTCCTCTCCCGCCTGCGTGCCAATGCCGTCGCCCGTGTGCTGATGCAGGAGGGCGTGCCGGAGTCCCGCATTATCATGAGCCACTGGGGCTCCTCCCGGCCGTTGGCCACACCGGAGGATCGCGCTGCCAATCGCCGCGTGGAACTGGAGTACCTCACGGTGGATGTGGCGCAGGCGCTCTAG
- a CDS encoding rhomboid family intramembrane serine protease: MLIIPAENAVNWKRPPWVTLGLMLACLLVFLFYQGADSRKLEQAVESYLEADLHLLEAPAYEDYLQRQIRFEGQESRIYELQQFQELRENDENLWLAINLLMDREFYQYLLQNQDIIWAASERAYWQEQRLAIEQAYIQTLSAQQLGLVPADLSLYTLITYQFLHGGWGHIIGNLVFLFLLGFTVEKALGPGRFLLAYLLCGAMSGLVFTAFSAGSYVPLVGASGSISGLMGMYVAIYGLQKIRFFYFLGVYFNYFRAPAIALLPVWLGKEIYDYWFAGATGIAYMAHAGGLIAGAGLVWLLGKSWLQVREEFFEPEEEEQDARFTTGYAQAMASLGRMDFDLARRQFEALREHYPERHILLEHLYQLAKLRPDLPEYRERARELMNDALSRHQPEQMIAIWQEYLGKGESHKPLSAQDHNRVLFTSLKQHDLKAAEKAFERLKSTGDQLLTTEACRLLVEEFEKRQMAPKARHYRQLLQAS, translated from the coding sequence ATGCTGATCATCCCCGCCGAAAACGCCGTCAACTGGAAACGCCCACCCTGGGTCACCCTGGGCCTGATGCTGGCCTGCCTGCTGGTGTTCCTGTTCTACCAGGGTGCCGACAGCCGCAAGCTCGAACAGGCCGTTGAAAGCTACCTCGAAGCCGACCTGCACCTCCTGGAGGCGCCGGCCTACGAAGACTACCTTCAGCGACAGATCCGGTTTGAAGGTCAGGAAAGCCGCATCTACGAACTGCAGCAGTTCCAGGAGTTGCGGGAAAACGACGAGAACCTCTGGTTGGCCATCAACCTGCTGATGGACCGGGAGTTCTACCAATACCTGCTGCAAAACCAGGACATAATCTGGGCGGCCAGCGAGCGGGCCTACTGGCAGGAACAGCGCCTGGCCATCGAACAGGCCTACATTCAGACCCTCAGTGCCCAGCAACTGGGGCTGGTGCCCGCCGACCTGTCGCTGTACACCCTGATTACCTACCAGTTCCTGCATGGCGGCTGGGGCCACATCATTGGCAACCTGGTGTTCCTGTTCCTGCTCGGCTTTACCGTTGAGAAAGCCCTCGGGCCTGGCCGGTTCCTGCTCGCCTACCTGTTGTGCGGGGCCATGTCCGGGTTGGTGTTTACCGCGTTTTCCGCAGGCAGCTATGTGCCCCTGGTTGGCGCCTCTGGCTCCATCTCCGGTCTGATGGGCATGTACGTGGCCATTTACGGTTTACAAAAGATCCGCTTCTTCTATTTCCTGGGCGTCTACTTCAACTACTTCCGGGCCCCGGCCATCGCCCTGCTCCCGGTGTGGCTGGGCAAGGAAATCTACGATTACTGGTTTGCCGGGGCCACCGGTATCGCCTACATGGCCCACGCCGGCGGGCTGATCGCCGGTGCCGGCCTGGTCTGGCTGCTGGGTAAAAGCTGGCTGCAGGTGCGCGAGGAGTTTTTCGAGCCCGAAGAAGAGGAGCAGGACGCCCGTTTTACCACCGGCTACGCCCAGGCCATGGCCAGCCTCGGCCGCATGGATTTTGACCTGGCCCGCCGCCAGTTCGAGGCCCTGCGCGAACACTACCCGGAGCGCCACATTCTGCTGGAGCATCTGTACCAGCTCGCCAAACTCCGGCCGGACCTGCCGGAGTACCGGGAGCGCGCCCGGGAACTGATGAACGATGCCCTGAGTCGTCACCAGCCGGAACAGATGATTGCCATCTGGCAGGAATACCTCGGCAAAGGCGAGAGCCATAAGCCACTGTCGGCCCAGGACCACAACCGGGTGTTGTTCACCAGCCTGAAGCAGCACGACCTGAAAGCCGCCGAGAAAGCCTTCGAGCGGTTGAAAAGCACCGGCGATCAGTTGCTCACAACCGAGGCCTGCCGGTTGCTGGTGGAAGAGTTCGAAAAGCGCCAGATGGCGCCAAAGGCTCGCCACTACAGGCAGTTGTTGCAGGCGAGCTGA
- a CDS encoding ATP-binding protein, producing the protein MNLKRQLFVASLLMLLIPWAGLQFVLELDDALRQQARQQLQEQAVRLADVAGDALVGLDPVAPGQPAIYVKSLTGTLNLDGYGDDWPGYEEDGGRAEWQSQATPGADKPTLQWQAATDERHLYLLIRVNQRQPVFFNPGLPDQPYDRLTLWLQPASGSLGPDAGQAWRLQTPAPGQFYGLSATSGAPDYRVSGVWQGAGSGWQVELKLPVPPDRSRLGFRAQWGENPDEAVATATDPLPVLVRRQPMIERRLAPRLGSGQQVRLIEPAGWVIATQQGDTREIRPEFDTLTPLEVIEQISLNALRALIRFYQPEPAAMPTGIDRLAPESLPDQGLVRHDDGSVWLLTTRTVFGNRTLILEQSIDELLTLSGSTLGSVIARSTLIIVALTLVLLGYASWLSWRITRLERAVGASIDEDGRITGTVPPSRANDELGQLQRQFSLMVDRLQGYNRYLESFSRRLSHELKTPVAVVRSSLENLQHCQSDQERRQYLDRAASATDRLSQILNGMSEAARLEQSLDHADKEPFDLAGVVAEATDAYQALDSYHRIQFVGPDQPCPMLGSPELMVQLLDKLVDNARDFTPEDGLIEVAVGREAGSLQLSVFNEGSRLPEARETDIFSPFVSLRDGQQQGHLGQGLLIVSLIADYHGGRVEARNRAQSGIDGVCFRVTIPTIHS; encoded by the coding sequence TTGAACCTGAAACGCCAGCTGTTCGTTGCCAGCCTGTTGATGCTGCTGATTCCCTGGGCCGGGCTGCAGTTTGTTCTGGAACTGGACGATGCCCTGCGCCAGCAGGCCCGTCAGCAGCTTCAGGAACAGGCGGTGCGCCTGGCCGATGTGGCAGGCGACGCCCTCGTGGGCCTGGACCCGGTCGCGCCGGGCCAGCCGGCCATTTATGTGAAATCGCTGACCGGAACCCTGAATCTTGACGGCTACGGTGACGACTGGCCCGGATACGAGGAGGACGGCGGCCGCGCCGAGTGGCAGAGCCAGGCTACGCCCGGTGCTGACAAACCAACCCTGCAGTGGCAGGCCGCAACGGATGAACGGCACCTGTACCTGCTGATACGGGTGAACCAGCGCCAACCGGTTTTCTTCAACCCGGGCTTGCCCGACCAACCCTACGATCGCCTGACGCTCTGGCTCCAACCGGCCTCCGGAAGCCTGGGTCCGGATGCAGGCCAGGCCTGGCGGCTGCAGACACCGGCGCCGGGCCAGTTCTACGGCCTGTCTGCCACCTCCGGTGCGCCGGACTATCGGGTATCCGGCGTCTGGCAGGGTGCCGGCTCGGGCTGGCAGGTAGAGCTCAAGTTGCCTGTACCACCAGACCGCAGTCGTCTTGGCTTCCGCGCTCAATGGGGTGAAAACCCCGACGAAGCGGTGGCCACCGCCACCGATCCGCTGCCGGTGCTGGTGCGGCGGCAGCCAATGATCGAACGGCGGCTTGCGCCCCGACTGGGCAGTGGGCAGCAGGTGCGACTGATCGAGCCGGCGGGCTGGGTAATCGCGACACAGCAAGGGGACACCAGGGAAATCAGGCCAGAATTCGACACGCTTACACCACTTGAGGTGATTGAGCAGATCAGTCTGAATGCGCTACGGGCGCTGATACGCTTCTACCAGCCGGAACCGGCGGCCATGCCCACCGGCATCGACCGGCTGGCGCCGGAGAGTCTGCCCGATCAGGGCCTGGTGAGGCACGACGACGGCAGCGTCTGGCTGCTGACCACCCGTACCGTGTTCGGCAATCGGACGCTGATTCTCGAACAGTCCATTGATGAGTTACTGACGCTTTCGGGCTCCACACTGGGCTCGGTGATTGCCCGCAGCACGCTGATTATCGTCGCTCTCACACTGGTTCTGCTGGGTTACGCAAGCTGGCTGTCCTGGCGCATCACCCGGCTGGAACGAGCGGTTGGCGCCAGCATCGATGAGGACGGACGCATTACCGGCACCGTGCCGCCGTCACGGGCCAACGACGAACTGGGGCAACTGCAACGCCAGTTCAGCCTGATGGTGGACCGCCTGCAGGGCTACAACCGCTACCTCGAGAGCTTTTCCCGGCGACTCTCCCATGAGCTCAAGACCCCGGTAGCGGTGGTGCGCTCTTCGCTGGAGAACCTGCAACATTGCCAGTCAGACCAGGAGCGACGCCAGTACCTCGACCGGGCAGCCTCGGCCACCGATCGACTGAGCCAGATCCTCAACGGCATGAGCGAGGCGGCCCGCCTTGAACAGAGCCTCGACCACGCCGACAAGGAACCGTTTGACCTTGCCGGGGTGGTTGCCGAAGCCACCGACGCCTACCAGGCGCTGGACAGTTACCATCGCATACAGTTTGTCGGTCCGGATCAGCCCTGCCCGATGCTGGGCTCACCGGAACTGATGGTTCAGCTGCTGGACAAGCTGGTGGATAACGCCCGCGACTTCACGCCCGAGGACGGTCTGATTGAAGTGGCCGTCGGACGGGAGGCCGGCTCGTTGCAACTGTCGGTATTCAATGAGGGGTCCCGACTCCCCGAGGCCCGGGAGACCGATATCTTCAGCCCGTTTGTGTCCCTCCGGGACGGTCAGCAACAGGGTCATCTGGGCCAGGGCCTTCTGATTGTCAGTCTGATTGCGGACTACCACGGAGGCCGTGTGGAGGCGCGAAACCGCGCCCAAAGTGGCATTGACGGGGTTTGCTTCCGGGTTACCATCCCAACTATCCATTCTTGA
- a CDS encoding GlsB/YeaQ/YmgE family stress response membrane protein, with protein MNLILFLIIGGVAGWLAGLIMKGRGFGVLANIGIGIVGSVIGGFVFRLLGLAAQGAVGELVTATVGAILLLAIVSKIKKG; from the coding sequence ATGAATCTGATACTGTTTCTTATCATCGGTGGTGTCGCCGGCTGGCTGGCCGGTCTGATCATGAAAGGCCGTGGCTTTGGTGTACTGGCCAACATCGGCATTGGCATTGTGGGCTCGGTGATTGGCGGCTTTGTATTTCGCCTGCTGGGCCTGGCGGCCCAGGGAGCCGTGGGTGAACTGGTCACCGCCACCGTCGGTGCGATTCTGCTGCTCGCCATTGTCAGCAAGATCAAGAAGGGCTGA
- a CDS encoding lysophospholipid acyltransferase family protein: MGVLRKLLAWVSVPVICLIALVLYLARPFNPDNNRLLGAAVARIGRALLGMERPLEGRENMPQDRPTVVIANHQHNDDLFVMGDLLPPRTVTVGKSSLVWVPFFGQVFWLGGNVILNRGRSQKAVAVMQATSQAIARERKSLWVFPEGTRSRGRGLQKFKKGAFHAAVAAGAPITMVCAQEYRDQAVGWSGRRESVAIRILPPVETEGLSVEDIPQLMARCQKQMAQAIASL; the protein is encoded by the coding sequence ATGGGTGTTCTGAGAAAATTGCTGGCCTGGGTGAGCGTGCCGGTCATTTGCCTGATTGCGCTGGTACTGTATCTGGCACGGCCATTCAACCCCGATAACAACCGTTTGCTCGGTGCCGCCGTTGCCCGCATCGGCCGGGCACTGCTGGGTATGGAGCGTCCTCTGGAGGGGCGGGAAAACATGCCCCAGGACCGCCCCACTGTGGTGATCGCCAATCACCAGCATAACGACGACCTGTTCGTCATGGGCGACCTGCTGCCGCCGAGGACGGTCACCGTCGGGAAATCTTCCCTGGTCTGGGTGCCCTTTTTCGGTCAGGTGTTCTGGCTGGGGGGCAACGTTATCCTCAATCGGGGTCGCTCCCAGAAAGCGGTTGCGGTGATGCAGGCCACCAGCCAGGCCATTGCCCGGGAGCGCAAGAGCCTCTGGGTATTTCCGGAAGGCACGCGGAGCCGGGGCCGTGGTCTGCAGAAATTCAAGAAAGGCGCTTTCCATGCCGCCGTAGCCGCTGGCGCGCCCATCACCATGGTCTGCGCCCAGGAATACCGGGATCAGGCAGTTGGCTGGAGCGGGCGCCGGGAGTCGGTTGCGATTCGCATCCTGCCGCCCGTGGAAACTGAGGGCCTCTCCGTGGAAGACATCCCGCAGCTCATGGCTCGATGCCAAAAGCAGATGGCGCAGGCCATCGCCTCGCTCTGA
- a CDS encoding ABC transporter ATP-binding protein, producing MADPRNSDAGTDTREIRQRYTWRDIFGLALKHKPRLVRANLLAIMATIMSVPVPLLLPVLVDEVLLDEPGPVLPVMDTLLPENWQMPVVYIGLMVLAAFLLRLGALSFNVLQSREFSKVSKDVVFRIRSRLLGRLQRVAMSEYETRGSGGISSHFITDLDTVDQFLGTTISRFLVASLTVMGTAAVLLWVHWQLGLLILLFNPLVIFATILIGKRVKELKRRENSAYEAFQGDLTETLDAIHQLRAANREKHYLRQLIDRARNVRDHAIQFEWRSDAASRASFALFQFGVDAFRAAAMVTVLFSDLSIGMMFAIFGYLWFMLTPVQEMLNMQYAWFAANAALARINRLLDLKEEPRYPALENPFRGRHTVGLSLRNIHFGYGEEEVLRGINLELAPGEKVALVGASGGGKSTLIQVILGMYTPQQGEVLIDGVPVQRIGLPCLREHIATVLQHPALFNDSVRQNLTLGRDKPDAELWEALRIAQLDATVAAMPAQLDTIIGRQGVRLSGGQRQRLAIARMILSDPSVVILDEATSALDAETEYQLHRDLEAFLKQRTTLIIAHRLSAVKQANRACVFEDGRIIEEGRHDELIAREGLYAQLYGERQL from the coding sequence TTGGCAGATCCCCGGAACAGCGACGCCGGCACCGACACCCGCGAAATCCGGCAGCGGTATACCTGGCGGGACATCTTCGGGCTTGCGCTCAAGCACAAGCCACGGCTGGTGCGCGCCAATTTGCTGGCAATCATGGCGACGATCATGAGTGTGCCGGTGCCGTTGTTGCTGCCGGTGCTGGTTGATGAGGTTCTGCTGGACGAGCCCGGGCCGGTCTTGCCGGTGATGGACACCCTGCTGCCCGAAAACTGGCAGATGCCGGTGGTGTACATCGGCCTGATGGTGCTGGCGGCGTTCCTGCTGCGTCTTGGTGCGCTGTCCTTCAATGTGCTGCAGTCCCGGGAGTTTTCCAAGGTTTCCAAGGATGTGGTGTTCCGCATCCGTTCCCGGCTGCTGGGTCGCCTGCAACGGGTGGCCATGTCCGAGTATGAGACCCGGGGTTCCGGCGGCATCAGCAGCCATTTCATCACCGATCTGGATACGGTGGACCAGTTTCTCGGCACCACCATCAGCCGCTTCCTGGTGGCCAGCCTGACGGTCATGGGCACCGCTGCCGTACTGCTCTGGGTGCACTGGCAACTGGGCCTTCTGATCCTGCTGTTCAACCCGCTGGTGATTTTCGCCACCATTCTGATCGGTAAACGCGTCAAGGAACTGAAGCGCCGTGAGAACAGTGCCTACGAGGCATTCCAGGGCGATCTCACCGAAACGCTGGATGCCATCCACCAGCTGCGGGCAGCTAACCGTGAAAAACACTACCTGCGCCAGTTGATCGACCGGGCCCGCAACGTGCGCGACCACGCCATCCAGTTCGAATGGCGCAGCGACGCCGCCAGCCGGGCCAGTTTTGCGCTGTTCCAGTTCGGCGTGGATGCGTTCCGGGCGGCGGCCATGGTCACCGTACTGTTCAGCGACCTGAGCATCGGCATGATGTTCGCCATCTTCGGCTACCTCTGGTTCATGCTTACGCCGGTGCAGGAAATGCTGAACATGCAGTACGCCTGGTTTGCCGCCAATGCTGCGCTGGCGCGCATCAACCGGTTGCTGGACCTGAAAGAGGAACCCCGCTACCCGGCCCTGGAAAACCCGTTTCGCGGTCGGCACACCGTGGGTCTGTCGCTGCGCAACATCCACTTCGGTTATGGCGAAGAGGAGGTGTTGCGGGGTATCAACCTGGAGCTGGCGCCGGGCGAGAAGGTGGCACTGGTTGGCGCCAGCGGCGGCGGCAAATCGACGTTGATACAGGTGATCCTGGGCATGTATACGCCGCAACAGGGCGAGGTCCTGATCGACGGCGTACCGGTCCAGCGCATCGGCTTGCCGTGCCTGCGTGAGCATATCGCCACGGTGCTCCAGCATCCGGCGCTGTTCAACGACAGCGTGCGCCAGAACCTGACCCTGGGCCGGGACAAGCCGGATGCCGAACTCTGGGAGGCCCTTCGCATTGCCCAGCTCGATGCCACGGTGGCGGCCATGCCGGCGCAACTGGATACAATCATTGGTCGGCAGGGTGTGCGCCTCTCGGGCGGGCAGCGACAGCGTCTGGCCATTGCCCGCATGATCCTGTCGGATCCCTCGGTGGTGATTCTCGACGAAGCCACCTCCGCGCTGGATGCCGAAACCGAATACCAGCTGCACCGGGACCTTGAGGCCTTTCTCAAGCAGCGCACCACGCTCATCATTGCTCATCGGCTTAGCGCTGTAAAACAGGCAAACCGGGCCTGTGTTTTCGAGGACGGGCGTATTATTGAGGAAGGTCGCCATGATGAACTGATTGCCAGGGAAGGCCTGTACGCCCAGCTCTATGGAGAGCGCCAGCTCTGA
- a CDS encoding MAPEG family protein yields MIVPVTGVFAAVTGILLLVLSIQVVKFRLKYRKGMGVTDDRDFEAAVRAHANLVEYAPLGLIMLAIAELNGVASGLIYWTGMALVVGRILHAWGMINGRGGPHKARMIGIVLTWLAILATAIFLLWNVWSLYG; encoded by the coding sequence ATGATCGTACCTGTTACCGGAGTGTTCGCTGCCGTCACCGGCATTCTGCTGCTGGTGTTGTCGATCCAGGTCGTCAAGTTCCGGCTGAAGTATCGCAAGGGCATGGGCGTGACCGACGACCGGGATTTCGAGGCGGCGGTCCGGGCCCATGCCAATCTGGTGGAATACGCCCCCCTGGGCCTGATCATGCTGGCTATCGCCGAGCTCAATGGTGTGGCCAGTGGCCTGATCTACTGGACGGGCATGGCCCTGGTGGTCGGCCGTATTCTCCACGCCTGGGGCATGATTAATGGTCGTGGTGGGCCCCACAAGGCGCGGATGATCGGCATTGTGCTCACATGGCTGGCCATCCTGGCCACGGCCATCTTCCTGCTATGGAATGTCTGGAGCCTGTACGGCTGA
- the pdsR gene encoding proteobacterial dedicated sortase system response regulator, with the protein MKKHLVLIEDEPAIRDNYRAAFERRGYRVTAHGDRAAAWQSLRQGLPDLAIIDVGLGDEPEGGFTLCQDLRHLSPTLPIIFLTARDSDIDSVHGLRLGADDYVTKDMSLDHLLARVTALLRRADAWAEALQKPDEVLQRGRLSLNVDRMTVAWDDNPIDLTVTEFWMLHSLVQHPGHVRSREQLMDAASTVLDDNTVTSHIKRIRRKFQQLDDSFDGIQTAYGMGYRWNAREV; encoded by the coding sequence ATGAAAAAACACCTGGTACTGATTGAGGACGAGCCGGCCATACGCGACAACTACCGGGCGGCCTTTGAGCGCCGGGGCTATCGCGTGACGGCCCATGGTGATCGCGCTGCAGCCTGGCAGTCCTTGCGCCAGGGTCTGCCAGACCTGGCGATTATTGACGTTGGCCTGGGCGACGAGCCCGAAGGCGGCTTTACCCTGTGCCAGGATCTCAGACACTTGTCTCCCACCCTGCCCATCATTTTTCTGACCGCCAGAGACAGCGATATTGATTCGGTCCACGGTCTGCGCCTCGGCGCCGACGACTATGTCACCAAGGACATGAGCCTGGACCACCTGCTGGCCCGGGTAACCGCCCTGCTGCGCCGAGCCGATGCCTGGGCCGAAGCCCTGCAAAAGCCCGATGAAGTCCTGCAGCGGGGTCGCCTCAGCCTGAATGTCGACCGGATGACAGTGGCCTGGGACGATAACCCCATTGACCTCACGGTTACCGAGTTCTGGATGCTGCACTCCCTGGTTCAGCACCCCGGTCATGTCCGCAGCCGGGAGCAGTTGATGGACGCCGCCAGCACGGTGCTCGATGACAACACTGTGACCTCCCACATCAAGCGCATCCGTCGCAAGTTCCAGCAACTGGACGACAGCTTTGACGGCATCCAGACCGCCTATGGCATGGGCTACCGCTGGAATGCCCGTGAGGTCTGA
- a CDS encoding marine proteobacterial sortase target protein, whose translation MMLSRFIPTPTPVLSQPCLRSARNEARQCRRVRRTAEGVSLWLAVLLMLFVHPLYAEASEAESAGQLHFVDGQGQLQEPALVLDSDFRVRVGGLISDTRLQRQFRNTSDRWREGILVFPLPAKASVYGLTMTVGERTVEGRVLPRAEARKTYEQARQAGQHAAAVEQQRPNLFTARVANIPPGETVTVELRYQQPVRYQAGVFELTLPTTLTPRYMPGQPVSQSPSTWQGGWALPTTEVPDAGAISPFTVAPEDVANDSHRASIEVILEPGLPLAGVTSPTHALVTGQEGTRFMVSPAGGDTLMDRDFVLRWRPSAGNAPSAAVFHQSWQGEEYLMAMVLPGQAGQSSLPRDLVFVIDTSGSMAGESIRQARAALQAGLDTLTRQDRFNIIQFNSQTHSLFMAPMPASGNNLARARGYVGQLAADGGTEMAPALALALQNSGDGAESGPRVRQVVFITDGAVGNEAALFRQIREQLGNRRLFTVGIGSAPNRHFMREAARWGRGTYTAIRGPSDLGGPLQALFTAMEAPVLTDIRLQWPDAVAAAESYPARVGDLFQGEPMISVVRGVPPQGLLRVSGRSPDGTVWEQSLDLQQAAPGSGLHRHWAREKLDSLLDAGTVSGVDVDEDAVTRLAVKHGLISPYTSFVAVDTSQSRNAESELVSDQIPTLLPAGSSQGMLRYPQTATMAPLLLALGLVGLMFSLALLMLNRRACP comes from the coding sequence ATGATGCTTTCACGTTTCATCCCCACCCCGACACCGGTGCTGAGCCAACCCTGCCTGCGTTCTGCCCGGAACGAGGCGCGTCAATGCCGCCGGGTCAGGCGCACGGCAGAGGGTGTCAGCCTGTGGCTGGCGGTGTTGCTGATGCTGTTTGTTCATCCTCTTTACGCCGAGGCAAGCGAGGCAGAGAGCGCCGGCCAGTTGCATTTTGTCGATGGCCAGGGGCAATTGCAGGAGCCGGCGCTGGTGCTGGACAGTGACTTCCGGGTGCGGGTCGGTGGCCTGATTTCCGACACCCGGCTACAGCGACAGTTCAGGAATACCAGCGACCGGTGGCGTGAGGGGATCCTTGTGTTCCCCCTGCCGGCAAAGGCGTCGGTGTACGGACTGACCATGACCGTCGGTGAGCGGACGGTGGAGGGCAGGGTGTTGCCCAGGGCCGAGGCCCGCAAGACCTATGAACAGGCCAGGCAGGCCGGGCAGCATGCGGCGGCCGTGGAGCAACAGCGGCCCAATCTGTTCACCGCGCGGGTTGCGAACATTCCACCCGGCGAGACGGTAACGGTAGAGCTTCGTTACCAGCAACCGGTGCGTTATCAGGCCGGTGTGTTCGAGCTGACGCTGCCCACCACCCTGACGCCCCGGTACATGCCCGGCCAGCCCGTGAGTCAGTCACCGTCCACATGGCAGGGCGGCTGGGCCCTGCCAACCACCGAAGTCCCGGATGCGGGGGCCATCAGTCCGTTTACGGTTGCTCCAGAGGACGTGGCCAATGACAGTCACCGGGCGTCCATTGAGGTAATCCTGGAGCCCGGACTGCCACTGGCCGGGGTCACCAGTCCGACCCATGCCCTGGTCACCGGCCAGGAGGGTACTCGGTTTATGGTGTCACCCGCAGGTGGAGACACGCTGATGGACCGGGATTTCGTGCTGCGCTGGCGGCCTTCGGCCGGTAATGCGCCCTCGGCGGCGGTGTTCCACCAATCCTGGCAGGGCGAGGAATACCTCATGGCCATGGTGTTGCCGGGGCAGGCTGGTCAATCGTCACTGCCCAGGGACCTGGTGTTTGTGATCGACACCTCCGGCTCCATGGCCGGCGAATCCATCCGGCAGGCGCGGGCGGCTCTGCAGGCGGGGCTGGACACCCTCACACGCCAGGATCGGTTCAATATCATCCAGTTCAATAGCCAGACACATTCCCTGTTCATGGCTCCGATGCCGGCCTCGGGCAATAACCTGGCCCGGGCCCGCGGCTACGTGGGCCAGCTTGCTGCCGACGGTGGGACGGAAATGGCACCGGCGCTGGCACTGGCGCTGCAGAATTCCGGGGACGGGGCGGAGTCGGGCCCCCGTGTGCGCCAGGTGGTGTTCATCACCGACGGCGCCGTTGGAAATGAGGCGGCTCTGTTCCGCCAGATTCGGGAGCAGTTGGGCAATCGCCGGCTCTTTACCGTGGGTATCGGCTCGGCACCCAATCGTCATTTCATGCGTGAGGCCGCCCGGTGGGGCCGGGGCACCTACACCGCCATCCGTGGGCCATCCGACCTTGGCGGCCCGCTCCAGGCCCTGTTCACCGCCATGGAAGCGCCGGTGCTGACCGATATCCGTTTGCAGTGGCCCGATGCCGTCGCAGCGGCTGAAAGCTATCCGGCGCGGGTGGGTGACCTGTTCCAGGGAGAACCCATGATCAGTGTGGTCCGGGGCGTGCCCCCGCAGGGTCTGCTCAGGGTGTCGGGCCGGTCGCCGGACGGCACAGTCTGGGAGCAGTCCCTGGATCTGCAGCAGGCGGCCCCGGGCTCGGGATTACACCGGCATTGGGCCAGGGAAAAGCTCGACAGTCTGTTGGATGCAGGAACCGTGTCCGGTGTCGACGTTGATGAAGACGCGGTGACCCGATTGGCGGTCAAGCACGGGCTGATATCGCCTTACACGAGCTTTGTTGCGGTGGATACATCTCAAAGCCGGAATGCCGAATCGGAACTGGTCTCGGACCAGATCCCGACGCTGCTCCCCGCCGGCAGTTCCCAGGGTATGCTCCGTTACCCGCAAACCGCCACCATGGCGCCCCTGCTGTTGGCCCTGGGGCTGGTGGGACTGATGTTCTCCCTGGCCCTGCTGATGCTGAACCGGAGGGCATGCCCATGA